ggaagataagaagaagatcAATTGGGCTAATTGGCCCAATGTTCGtaaggaaaataaaaaaggagGGCTAGGTGTGAAAGATTGCGAAAGATTCAATTTAGCTTTACTAAGTAAAGGGAATCGGAGAATTTTGAATGAGCCCAACTCCATTTGATCTGGTTTGCTGTCTTGCAAGTATGGTGATGTCCAAGCTAAAATTCTAGACACTTCAACACTAGTCAATGGAAGAAAATAATCTCTATGATAGAAGGATGTGAGAGCAGTATGTATGTCCTTAGTGGAGGAGCAAAATTGGATTCCAATTCCATCAATTGCAAGATCGGGAATGGTGAAAGCATCAACTTTTGGAAGAAAATATGGTCTGGTTCTATtcctttagagtgtgtttggatggagcattttaacgagggaaagtaattttttgagggaattgaaaatgatttgaccaaaatccattgtttggatgaaaaatatgaagaatggttaaaatgatgtaaatttgtgaaatattttattcaagttaaatttaaagaatttcaaatgacatcaaaaattaaagaatttgaaattgctcCATAACTTGAGTGTTAAAttgtttattgttaatttttcTAAATTTGCAAAATAGtccttatattttattaaaattataaatttatcccaaaatttttcataaaattgcaaataagtccctaataattttccaaatttacaaaatggtccttaaaattatcaaaaattgcaaattagtccctatttttcatttttaaatttggccctaaagttttaaaattgaccataaaaatttaacaatgaatcattttaatacttcatccaaacaaaagaatttaaaattgaatgaatttcaattgaatcatttgaattgcttagaattttaaattctttaaaaattcttaattacctcatccaaacacactctcaAGAATTATGTTTCCAAAATTTTACTCGTGTTCACATATGCGCAACTTCAAAGTGATAGACATGGGAATATGGATTGAGAAATTTTGGACGTGGGATATTGGAATAAGTATCACTGAACTCACTATTGATGAAGATAGCAATTGAATGATTTGATGACAATTTTCCAAGAGGTACAACCTATATTTGGTTTGATTAAACATCAatgattttgaaaaattgttgCATTCAAGAATAAATAATGAATTTTATAAAGATACAATACAAGTTATAGACGTGTCTCAGGGTTTGTCTATTTTATTTATACGTTttctaatattaaaatttgtttccTACAATACctgaattaaaatttatataaggaCAAAAGGTTGAagaataattaattacataaaaaaatatGCACGAGTAAATAAATATGTAACACTTTatactaaaacctaatttcaaTAAacactataatcaaataaagtttATTTAATATCAACTCTTTTTCATTTATTAGTGTACTTGAATAACAAACAAACTAAAAGTCTAATGTAGTATTTGATTTAATATTCATATGTTAATTAGAACACAAAAATTAAATACAAATCTTACTTTCTTATTCTATGACATATATGAAATATCTCGCAATGCAAACAAATTAGGTTGGCTAAAATTGACAAGGTTAGAAGTCCAATTTCCAGGTTCAACCACCCGATCATCTAACTGTAGAAATTCATCAAGTTGATTAGCCCATTCTTGATGAGGTTCAACCATCATATTCTCTAACTTTGttgatttattaatttgatttgttAATGAAAAACAAGGCAAactaaaaaaattagttaaactCATCATCTCATTAATATTATCATTAACTAGCTCCGTAGGATCACCATAGATATGTTGCTGTTGAGGAATGCTATGTATGAGATCAAGTTGACTCGAGTGTGAGGAGGCAACATTCTCTTGAGTTTTGTTTCGAATCAAACTATTTTTCTCACCTTGTTGCATATTTTTTAGTATACTAATTTTGTGATTACAAGCTTGAATCTTAGCATTTACAATATCAATTAAGCCTTTAAGTTGCCCTCCTTCTATTGTATGAAAACATGGACTCCATGTTGAATACTTGTTCATCACAATCTTTTTATGCAACTTGGAAATCTCAACTTCAACCATATTTTTCTTATTCGCAAAATAGTCATTCACATCAAACTTCTTTGAAGACGTCTCGATGCAAAGTGTACAATGGTCGAGTCTTGTGGCCAAATTATTGATCTAGCATTACCATCATCGCCATCATACACAACTAAGCAAGCTTCAACTCCAAACTTTCTAGAAAAATCTGAAATTTTTTTGATTAATCCATTTTGTCTCCGAATAAAATCTAATTTCCGATCTTTTTGATTTTGAATGAATGTGATTGATATTTTCCTACGACCCATTTctacaaatataaatataatgatTGTCAGTACAAAATTATACCTTTCACTGATGTCATGAACTTCATCTTCTTTAATTATACAACATATACAAAAGTTGAACGATAAAAAAGTTATAATATACAAATTTTTAATAACATCAAGAATAGTAAACAACCAGCtaagaaaataaattatacatTTTTCATTGAGATATTTTAAAACCTTTCTCAATTgcttatttaataatataatataattaaaagcatgagcttaacattttttttttgaaaaaattgatatTAATTAGGAAAAGTTAAAACAATTTTGTTCTTACGTCAAAATTTCTaagatttttcttttaaaaatccaTCACCATTCCTATATTTTTCTTATAACAATCAAACCAATTATCTAAACCTGATAATCCAATCCAAACTTATTaaattgatttatatttatttttttccaaatCCAAATGAAATAACCTATTACACCATGTTTTGGACTATCACGGTAAATTTATAATATTCGTTAACATAATTATTATTGCAAAATCTTATTACATGCTAAAATAGTATAGTGTTTAATTAACGATAACATGAAGTCtttagaaaagaaagaaagaaggttGATCAATGATTGAGAAAGCATTGTGACACAAAAGAATTACCACTATTGTATTGAAGAAGAAACAAATGATTTAAACAAACAAATTCAAGAATATAAAACAATCAACTATAACTATAATAACAAAGAAAAAACATGCTACAATGTATCAGGATTCTTACTTTTGTAGGCTGGTTGATCTTACGAACTCTATGGTGCTTTGTTATTGCAATGAAAGTTTGAACCAAGTTAAAAGATAATGTAGAGCTAATAATAATACAAGATATAACCAATGTAACCTCTTTTATAATCTGTGATTTGGATCTTTTAATTTTAGAAATCAAATCTATACATAAATTTTGTTACAGTAAGAAATCAAATTCTCATCCGCTAGGAAATcttatatatcttttatttattatttcaaataaaatatttgattttgattaataaaaaaaatatttgattttgtagGCATGTTAAAAGattgttaaaatatttatatttattattagaaGATGTGCAGCCCTCTATGAGATCTTGTAAATTAATTGCCTGCAAGATCAACCTAAATCTTTTAGCCTGAATTTCATTTGGTGGGAAACTATTACTTAAAATTAAGCTAATACTATTGTTAGAATTCAAGTGCCGATTAATGTCTTCTGTCATTAAATAATTCAAGTGCCGATTAACAAAAACATACATGTCTTCCTCTCATTAAATAATTAGAGAATTTAAGATATATCACAGCCCCATACTCGTATAAGTCAATATCATTTACATTTTGAATCAAAAGTTTTGTTGCCCTTATTCAACAACCAAATTTAAATGAAATTCAGTCTAGTTTTCACAACAAGTGTTAATATaaaaaggttaaatatgtttttagtttttttaaagggAGATGAGAGAGAAAGAGGTGAACAAAAATCCTTTAATCGAGGGACTTATCAttatttaatcgagggacgagatcatttatatcgtaggaaacatcgaagggactatgatctttatgatgatttttaaatCGAGGGTAGCATTTTTGCTAAGGTATCCCcacattcgagggacttgactatttaatcgaaaggcagcataagagaggattaccctaaaggtgagtgtgagAAGCAAagtgattgatttatttaatcctgAAAATCAGGATTATTCTTTGTTgattttagtcttgccatacaatcatTTTAATCATACATCTAACAGTTAAAATTCACAGTCCAtagcagtttatatgtgcggaaagtaaaatgcagaaagtaaatctactcTATTACAAGGCTTCAGGATTAGGGGAGTACATAACCAAAAACCGGGGGATGCGAAAAGTAAAATACGGAAATAAAAGTGCGAAGAAATAAACCTATGCTATTACAAAAAACTTTTGCAACCTATACatgatttctagaatttaaataaataaataagtaaataactaaaaattaaaCAGCCATGCGACAATCACACAATTTGGGATGAGagcattatatattattaaatatataatttttttttgtaagtaGTTCTAATTTACTTAATATGAAATAGAACGTAatgtttaaatttaataaaaatttgcaTAAATGTTTAGATCTAGTTATTTAATTTTGTCATGGTTGGTTGAAAAtgtattgtaaaatatttttaatgaataattttgttttaataataatattattaaaatttaaaattttattgtaatttaaaaataaaatttatatttataaaataaattaaaaaataaaaaattgtatttatataagttttagtgacactgtcataccccaaaatttgcccatctcatttcatctttcaaagctcataccaaagttcaaaacttaaggacatactctcctaaaacaatgacctcctaaactagggttttgatttctctgcaGAAAATTATATACGAGGCCTTTCGTTATAAACATAAGTGATTTTCTAAGAAGATGTGAAACTCCATTGAAGGAGAAGGAAGAACACACGAAagtgagagaaaaagagagagagaaaaagatatTGATCCATTGATTGAAGAAGTTAGTTACAATCTCAAACTATATAACAACCAACTGTAACTAACCTAACTGAACAAAAGAGTAGCTAATCCAATACATGAGAGTGCATGGTAAGATAGTAAACTCTCACTAATTATAAGCTACGTGAGCGAATCATTTTCATGCAACTTGCTACGTGATTCTTCTACTGTTAATACTCCCTCACAAGCTTGAGGTTAGTAAATATCCACCAAGCCAAGCTTGCCCAAACAATCAGTAAATGGACGTGGACCAAGAGCTTTCGTAAACACATCAGCAGCTTGATCATGAGAACGAATTGGAAGCAGACGCATCACACGAGTCTGAAGCTTCCCTCGAACTAAATGACAATCAATATCGATATGTTTCGTCCTTTCATGAAACACCGGATTATTGTCTACATGAAATTCTTGAATGGGCCAAGGTTTGTAATTGTAAATACATCTAATTTTTCTATTATTGTTTGTTGTTTTGTACTAATAATACATTAACGGTGTTATTATTGTTGATATTATTTTACAAATTCACAGGCTAATAATTGTGGACCCTTACAAATTATAAGTGAGTATTATCGTTTTAGGTGTCCTACAAGGGGATCGACACTTATCTTTCATCCTTTGGAGCACCTTCATTCCTTGGAATATCACAGGCCATATGAGAACGCTCTTTATCTGTCTGGTTCACTTATTGGTTTGAAATCCTGTAGTACGGGTCTGGGGTTAGCCGAGGTATGTTCGAATAAATTTTGATTAGGCTAAATTACTTCTATTTTACTTTCATCTTTTGGGTTGTCATGTTTGATGGTTATGGTAAACAAGTACTTCGTTTTTGGTCTGTTCTACAAAACTGTCTTCTGGTTGCAGAGGAGGCAACTGCATTATCTATATGGGTTATAGCGTGCTTATGTGGTACCTTGAGACTTGAACATGTGAGTTATGTTTCTGCCAATGTTTTTATGAAATCCATTTTCCTTTACCCTTTATGAAAATCCTTATTCATGCCGGTAAGGTAATACCGGTTGAACTTATTGGTTTAACATAATGAAAGGAGAGAAATAAGTAATAGGAAAACCAATCATATGTGATAAACTTAATAACTATATCTTAATATCAATATAAGATATTTCATATATTCTAACACCCTTCCTTAAACTATGTTTGTTGCAAATATGGCCTTTGAAATGCAAAAATAAGCAAATACAAATACACAATAATTCTCAAAACCACAACTTTCATGAACCACAAGCAAACCGAATAACAATGTAACAGAGATTGAGGTAAAAAATAATATAGGGAACCTTGACAAGAAACACTCAAAATTTAATGCACAACAAGGGTGTGTGAATGAGCTAAGGCAAAGATGATGCCTATGAACAGCTGAGAGCCAAAGGGGTCCAAACAGcctaaaaaacaattaaacagtGGTAAATAAACTACCAAAAGTGGGACCTACGACGTGTAGGGATGGAAATGGTTCAGGCCGCCTGAAAGGGGCCTATGGCCTGGTCTATTCAAGTTTCGGCTTGGCCTGGCCCGTTTAATAAAAAAGTCATGTTCGAACTTTTTAAAACAACCTATTTATTTAAACAAGCCAGACTTAGAGTCTGTTTGGACTGGCTTATTAATGCTAATCTACTGACATATGTTTTATGACACTCTTCGGTAGTCCTTATCAAAACAGATTATGAAACTTTTCTTAAacttttttaagtttatttttacaagttcttcaagataaatTACGAAAATAACTTAGAACATATATAGCAACAATTTAAATTTATTGAgtcttttgttataaaaatagtttatgCAATGCAGGCTTATTCATAAGCGCTTAATTTGAAAAGTACTTGTGCTATAAGTTACaaataagttgtttatccaaacaggcCCAGACCTACTAGgcttatatataataataaaaagaaatatttctcGGGAAAATTATTAAATGTAATGCAGGTCGTATATTTTTCTATTATAGATTTTTATGTTAACCTTTTATGAAGCAGGTCGGATGTTTTTTTGAAGTCTTAACACAAAATAGGCTTTTAAACAGATTTGTAGGTCAAGTCAGGCTTAAAAATGGCCAAGCTCTGGCTTAAAATAAAATCTATGTCAGGTGATATAACAGGCCTACACCTTCGCTTTTTTTAGTTATGATGACTCGTTTAAGCAAAGCTCGACCAGGCCAATTTCCATGCCCCTAAATACACAAACAACAACACTgactttattaaaaaataaaaatgctaACACAACAACAGCATATAAACTCAAGTATACAGAAATGCACAGGCATGAGCTATAGCAGAAGTAAAGAGAAGTAAAGAGGGCCTGTGTTACGCCTTCACTGGAAGATCCATAAAAGTTAACATTGCTGCAACAAAAAAAGAGGGTTGAGCTGTTTCTGAGCCACAATCATCAAATGAGAGCAGATGCAAGTAAAGGAGACAGTGGCGAGCTGGGTAAAAGCAGTAGCAACCTAAGATGAGGTATCACGTGCCGTCATGCTAAGCGGAGAGGAAAAGTAGCGTCTATTACGAACCAAAAAACTGTTAACAAAACAATCTACCTAACATTGTTGGAATCTCGAAGAACACAAACAAACACCATTAAACCAAACAACTATAAGAGAGACAAACAAAACATACTATTAAGAGTCCTACATCGGAAAATATATGGCTCGAACATATGGTATAAGTGGAGACAATCCTCATCTCATAAGCTGGTTTTGTAAGTTGAGTTAAACCCAACCACAATTTTAAGATGGTATCAAAGCCTTGTTCAAAGATCTGTTGAGACACCTGCCATCAAGTTTCTGCTATTGGACCACCCACCATTTATATTCACGCATCAGGCCCAATAGTGCTGAGTGTGAGTGTGTATTAAGAGTCCCACGCCGGAAAATATATTACTTCCTATcagattaaaatatatattataataattgttTCCTGATTTAAAAGATATTAGTTATTGATTTAATCACGTTTAAGGCTGTATGTTGATGTAATTGGCCACTAGAGCTGAAATGTAGCGATCTGAACATAACTGTTTCATAATAATTGTCTACTAGTCTTACAGCTAGATGATGTTGGTTTGCAGGTGTTAACATTCTCTGCTGGAGCTCTACTGGAGAATCAGATTGTAGTTGTCTGTTCTAATTTGGTACGTGTTCCTCAAATTATGTTAGTAATGATCTTGTGTTGGATGATGAACCTAACTCTTCAACTTGCATATTGATGCAAATGTGTCGGTGCCACTTTTTATACACATGTTTATGGTTTAGTTCTTCAGGTtcattattattagtttattaaaaTGCCACTGTTAGGGACAGTAGTACTTGAATTTTTAGTGTACTAGTCATGTTAATTATTTTAAGATCTTGGAAAGTGTTTAACCTTTAATTAGCCACTCTCACAATGAATTGTAGAGATCATACTACTTTTGAAACCCAATCTTAACTTATTCCATTTGAATTGTTGATATTTTCATTGAAGTTCTTGATGGAATTTTTCTTCTTCATGATCAGGGAATCCTATTTGCGTCAATTCTATTAGTTATTCCATTAATTCGACCCTATCAATGGCAAATCCTGCTAATGCCGGTATGATTTCTCTCCCTTCACATTTAAAGTAaatattaattttcatattttaaacatCTCTTCTCCACTTCATAGTATTTGATGAGAACATACTTTCCAGGTTTTACCAAATGACATGCTTGATTTTCTGGACGCTCCTGTCCCTTACATAGTGAGTATTCTGTTCATTCTTAAAGAACGACATCTTCTTTAACTCATgaaactattatttattatttatttcaactTTAATCCATGTTGAGTTGCTGAATGTATGCTCTTTATACACAGGTAATTGCTACTTAGTTAATGATATCAAATATATTGATTTGTAGCTTGTAAAatccatttattattatatttcataaattGGAGTTTAAAATTAGGTCTGTTATTGTTGTTGAAAATTTGGTTCAACTGTTGTTAATTTGCCCTTTTCCATTGATAGTATCATTTCTGACATCTGTctttgttaaaaaattaatttcatagGTTGGTGTTAGGCACAAGACAAATGAAGTTCAGTCaaagttaaccaatgttattctGGTTGATGCCAACAGAAACcaggtttgtaatttttctgcatttttccaATTCCACTAAAATCAAGTGATTCCTCTTCCCCGACTATATAGTATTTATTTATTGAACTATACATTAGAaacatttcaaatgaaattgttaATCTGAATAGACCTCTGATTCTTTTGGCAAACAAAAGCCAAACTAATAAAAGaagtattttttttggaattgtgaGTGCATACTCCAGTTTTTCCCTATAAAAAATTGGGGCTTAGCTCTTGAATTTAGTTGTTTTCAATATTGCTATATTTGAACTCCGTTTTTATACCTCTTTACTTTCTGAATTACAGAGAGATACACATGGTTTCTTatacttttgtttttaaatagGTGAAGTCACCGTCACTACCTCAACTGCCAAGACAGAAAGAGCTAATGTCTTCTTTACGTCCTTATCATGCAACTCTTGTAGGAGAAAGTTACTTGGGTAGGAGAAGGCCGGTGTATGAATGTACGGAAATGCAGGTGTGCTCTCATGATTCATCTCTTCATTGTACCATATTCTCTTATTTCCTCATTATTGTTGTGATTCCCCCGTTTGGTATCTTGAATAACAACCATTTTGAAAGCCTAGTTATCTGTTTTATTAATAAGCtcaactttattttaaaatttcatcTAGTTTATTATAAAGTTTGTTAATGATCTTCTCAACATATTGTTTATattctcatattttttatttttttgtccaACAGGTAGAAGCTGCCAAGGGATTCTTATCCGTGTTAATATCTTATTTGGATTCCCTTTGCTATAACATTCGTTCACGTACAATAACCAATGTACAATCGAATGATGATAAGGTCTGTAATTTTGTCACCATGTTAAATATTATTGACCAATATTGTAATTTTACACTTAAATGATTGTCTCTACTCTTAAGAGGGAAATTAGTTCTAAAACCTAATTTCAATATAATTCTCTATGGACGTCACTTTCAAGACCAACAATATGACAAAAAATGGGCAGATAATTTGATGTATGGTGGGAGATATAAGATCATATTAATTTCAATGAGAAAAAACacatccaattaaattaataattaaacaagtTTAAGTAAATTTATGGGTTGTAAATTGTAATGGGAAGGTATAAGAACatcatcatttatcacatttacaTGTActggaaataaaatattttagaaagTATTTTGAAGTATGGTGTGGCTTGTTATTCAGGTATCCTTGCTTTTGAGGGAAATTTTCATTGACTCATTCCCTTATCGCGAGCAGTCTTTCATGAAGGTATGATTTGCGGACCTTAAATCAACCCTTTGTTAATCATGCAAACAAATTTTATTCATATATACTTTCTGGTTTTAAGTGATTTCCAAAGAGTTTAACCTAATTTCAAAACCTATATTTGGTATGTATGTTATTTAGTATGTTCATGTGTATTATCCTCATCATTTGCGGACCTTAAATCAACCCTTTGTTAATCATGCAAACAAATTTTATTCATATATACTTTCTGGTTTTAAGTGATTTCCAAAGAGTTTAACCTAATTTCAAAACCTATATTTGGTATGTATGTTATTTAGTATGTTCATGTGTATTATCCTCATCATTGTTAATGCTGATTGTTTCTCCTTTGTTGTTCTGTCTAAACAGCTTTTCGTGGATACACAACTCTTCTCTGTACACACAAATCTTGTGCTCTctttcttccaaaaggaataggaATGAAATACAAATCATTTTGAGAATATCACTTCCTTTGTAAAGCAATGCACACAAGTTCAGTGTTGTATAATTTCTCTAAATTATGAGATAAAATTTTGTCCCTATACATGCAGTGATAAGTTCCGTTCCCTTTTCTCCCCTAGGCTTTTAGTACAACCTGTATATACTTAAGTGAGAGTTCAATCCTCATTAGGACTATAGGTGCTTTCAATTAATGTACATGACATTTTTTTATATACATGTAAAATCAGTGCTTTATAGGATATGGCCAAATGTTGTTGAATTGTGGCCATGGTGTTGCAGAGTTTTACTATGCAAGAAAACGTCTTGGAAATTTATCTGAGTTGTGTCTCGCATAAGAGAAAAACATTGCAGAGATCTGTGTGTCTTTCATAGTTGTGTTTAATGTCTCTTTATTGGTGATCATTATTGAAGTTTTAACATAACAAAATCTGATGTACCATTGCTGAGTTTTAGTAGGCTGGGTGTGGGAATATACAATTCTCTTCTACCAAGTTCAAGTTAAAAATTCtataaataatattaactaaAAGATATAATTAAGAAAAATCATATTAAAGTTAACAATTCACACATTTTGAAATGTTTTATTAGGAAGGTCATTCAATAGAGTATGCAATTATAGTTACTATATACATATATTATGAAAGTTGCAAATTCATACATTTTGAAATGTTTTATTTGGTAGgtcatttaatttaaatgaaagaGCGATGTATGCAAGTCCACTATAATTACAATCTTTCACTTAGTTCTCTCGACTGCATAATACTTTTGAGTTATATAAATGGAACTAATTCAAATTAAGCTTATTTGAGTTTCTTTTGTCACTTTTCATAATTCTTTCTTCTTAAAGTTTCGTGTTGTGACACTATTTTGGATTCTACTAtccaaattaaattcaaattctatatttcaaacaaataaaaatccattattattattattattattattattattattattatttttgaaattgCGAATTCAGTGTTTAATTGAAGTGATTTTGTTGGTACTTAATAACTGAATTAATGGTCAAATTTACCGTTTATAATAATAGAGAAATGCTACTTGTACACATGATTGCACACCTACACCGTATTTTATACACCAAATATGTATTCATCAAATCTTTGGATTTGTCCAATACTATAATAATTGTACCTATACGGTGTAAATTATCTATATCAAATTGATGTAACAATAGCATAgcaaatcatttattttttattttaattttgtgctTCTGTCTTATGTAAAGAATTTTTTTACATGATAATTTATTTGCATTGGATGTTATCAAGGCTTTCGGCATAAACATAGgtagttttgattttattttaaatgaagaTTTTATAAAAGCTATTTTAAAGTAAGAGgaactattttaaaaatttgttctttataagTTTAAAGATAAAGATACAAATATGTGCGTTTCACATGGTTTGATGTTACAGCTTTGGTTATTTTCTAACATGTATTTCACATGAATTGTATCTTAATTTTTAACCATTTCACATGAATTATATCTTAATCTGTATGGTTGTTTTGGTGTTTCTTCCGTTGAATTTATTTAAACTTAAAAGACAAATTTtagatgattttttattttataaaatattatcaaCATGAACTGCATACCTATGTAGTGGCTGCATTAGTTAGAGAACTTAGATATCTTATTTGTTGTCATTGCATGCTCAAAAGTTGCATATGTTTAGAGCACTTACATCTCTTATTTTGTTGTCACCAGTATGATATTGTCACTGATAAACTGTAATGTAGTGTATAGTAAGTATGTTGTATAGCATGCAAAACTTGCATATGTAAATCATTGATCATGTATATGTAGTGTGATCCATCAGAGTGATTTTCATTAATAAATacgaaataaaattcacaaactgGTTTTTCATTATAATATCATTTCCCTCCTCGATCCCTTATGGTATCTAATAACTCTAGTCGAATTCAGTTACATTCTAAATTCAGTTACATTTCAATCGTGTAATTGATTTCTTCTTCCTCGAGCAGCCATGACTGAGCTCTCAGTGTTGAGTGAGAATATGTAGCAAAAAAAC
The sequence above is a segment of the Vicia villosa cultivar HV-30 ecotype Madison, WI unplaced genomic scaffold, Vvil1.0 ctg.000864F_1_1, whole genome shotgun sequence genome. Coding sequences within it:
- the LOC131631814 gene encoding uncharacterized protein LOC131631814, which translates into the protein MVEVEISKLHKKIVMNKYSTWSPCFHTIEGGQLKGLIDIVNAKIQACNHKISILKNMQQGEKNSLIRNKTQENVASSHSSQLDLIHSIPQQQHIYGDPTELVNDNINEMMSLTNFFSLPCFSLTNQINKSTKLENMMVEPHQEWANQLDEFLQLDDRVVEPGNWTSNLVNFSQPNLFALRDISYMS